Proteins encoded together in one Synechococcus sp. A15-62 window:
- the glgB gene encoding 1,4-alpha-glucan branching protein GlgB: MGVAAVLDWMVQDGERLANCRHDHPFAVLGPQASDQGWTVRMWMPEAQSVSLLQAGEEIAMTTPNHPWVFEAQVSQDPGCHYRVRVERGGIVHEQHDPWAFRGEWMGEMDHHLFAEGNHHHIWQKMGAHLTERDGITGVMFCLWAPNALTVSVIGDLNSWDGRHHPMQQRVGGIWELFVPGLEEGHLYKYEIRTQDGHCYQKADPYGFQHEVRPDNSSVVARLNGFQWSDQSWMQKRDSSNALDQPISVYEMHLGSWIHASADEPWIQPDGTPRPPVPAADMKPGARLLTYAELADRLIPYVKDRGFTHIEVMPITEHPFDGSWGYQVTGWYAPTSRYGTPDEFRAFVDRCHAEGIGVIIDWVPGHFPKDAHGLAFFDGAHLYEHSDPRIGEHKEWGTLIFNYSRNEVRNFLVANLIFWFEQFHIDGIRVDAVASMLYRDYLRPDGEWLPNENGGRENTEAVRFLQQANHVLFQHFPGALSIAEESTTWPMVTQPTDSGGLGFNLKWNMGWMHDMLDYFELDPWFRQFHQNNITFSIWYTYTENFMLALSHDEVVHGKSHLLHKMPGDDWQKYANTRALLSYMWTHPGKKTIFMGMEFGQRAEWNVWGDLQWDLLNYEPHKGIQRLVDDLNVLYKAEPALWRDDFDQFGFQWIDCNDNRHSVISFMRRESSSGTWLVVVSNFTPQSHSHYRVGVPLSGFYEEIFNSDAAKYGGSNLGNMGGKPTDEWGIHGYENSLDLCLPPLSLMVFKHDPKRSLNSSEPDNIV; encoded by the coding sequence ATGGGTGTCGCCGCAGTCCTCGACTGGATGGTGCAGGACGGCGAACGGTTGGCGAATTGTCGCCATGACCACCCGTTTGCGGTGCTTGGTCCTCAAGCCTCGGATCAAGGATGGACCGTGCGGATGTGGATGCCGGAAGCTCAATCGGTCTCCCTGCTGCAGGCTGGCGAAGAGATCGCCATGACCACGCCAAACCACCCCTGGGTGTTTGAGGCCCAGGTCAGCCAAGACCCCGGATGTCACTACCGGGTCAGGGTTGAGCGTGGCGGAATCGTGCATGAACAGCACGACCCATGGGCCTTCCGTGGTGAGTGGATGGGCGAAATGGATCACCATCTGTTCGCCGAAGGCAATCACCACCACATCTGGCAAAAGATGGGTGCCCACCTCACCGAGCGTGACGGGATCACCGGTGTGATGTTCTGCCTCTGGGCTCCCAACGCTCTCACCGTCTCGGTTATTGGTGATCTGAACTCATGGGATGGCCGTCACCACCCCATGCAGCAGCGTGTCGGAGGCATCTGGGAACTGTTTGTCCCCGGACTCGAGGAGGGACATCTCTACAAATACGAAATCCGCACCCAGGACGGTCACTGTTACCAGAAGGCTGATCCTTACGGCTTCCAGCACGAGGTTCGCCCCGACAACAGTTCCGTCGTGGCACGTCTGAACGGATTCCAATGGTCCGATCAGAGCTGGATGCAGAAGCGCGACAGCAGCAATGCGCTCGATCAGCCCATCTCGGTGTACGAGATGCACCTGGGCAGCTGGATTCACGCCTCAGCGGACGAGCCCTGGATCCAACCCGATGGAACCCCACGCCCACCTGTCCCTGCGGCAGACATGAAGCCCGGGGCACGGTTGCTCACCTATGCCGAGCTCGCTGATCGACTGATTCCTTATGTGAAGGACAGGGGATTCACCCACATCGAGGTGATGCCGATCACGGAGCACCCCTTCGATGGGTCCTGGGGATATCAGGTGACGGGTTGGTACGCCCCGACCAGCCGCTACGGAACGCCCGATGAATTCAGAGCGTTCGTGGACCGCTGCCACGCTGAAGGCATCGGCGTGATCATCGACTGGGTTCCCGGTCATTTCCCGAAGGACGCCCATGGATTGGCTTTCTTTGATGGCGCACATCTCTACGAACACAGTGATCCCCGAATCGGGGAACACAAGGAATGGGGAACGCTGATCTTCAATTACAGCCGCAACGAGGTTCGCAACTTCCTTGTTGCCAACCTCATCTTCTGGTTCGAGCAGTTCCACATCGATGGAATTCGCGTGGATGCTGTGGCCTCGATGCTCTATCGCGACTACCTGCGCCCTGATGGGGAATGGCTCCCCAATGAAAACGGCGGCCGGGAGAACACCGAGGCGGTGCGTTTCCTCCAGCAGGCCAACCACGTGCTGTTCCAGCACTTCCCAGGCGCCCTCTCCATCGCGGAAGAATCAACAACCTGGCCGATGGTGACGCAGCCCACGGACAGCGGCGGTCTCGGTTTCAACCTCAAATGGAATATGGGTTGGATGCACGACATGCTCGATTACTTCGAGCTGGACCCGTGGTTCCGCCAGTTCCACCAGAACAACATCACCTTCTCGATCTGGTACACCTACACCGAGAACTTCATGCTGGCCCTGAGCCACGATGAAGTGGTGCATGGGAAGAGCCATCTCCTGCACAAGATGCCGGGAGATGATTGGCAGAAGTACGCCAACACCCGGGCGTTGCTCTCCTACATGTGGACCCACCCCGGCAAGAAGACGATCTTCATGGGGATGGAATTCGGCCAGCGGGCTGAATGGAATGTGTGGGGCGATCTCCAGTGGGATCTGCTCAACTACGAGCCCCACAAGGGCATCCAGCGGTTGGTGGATGACCTCAACGTTCTCTACAAAGCAGAACCGGCTCTCTGGCGGGACGACTTCGACCAGTTCGGCTTCCAGTGGATCGATTGCAACGACAACCGCCACTCCGTGATCAGCTTCATGCGTCGGGAGAGTTCCAGCGGCACCTGGCTGGTGGTGGTGTCGAACTTCACGCCCCAAAGTCACTCCCACTACCGCGTGGGCGTTCCGCTCTCCGGCTTCTACGAGGAGATCTTCAACTCCGATGCAGCCAAGTACGGGGGAAGCAACCTCGGCAACATGGGTGGCAAACCAACGGACGAGTGGGGCATCCACGGTTACGAGAATTCCCTTGATCTCTGCCTGCCACCGCTAAGCCTGATGGTGTTCAAGCACGATCCGAAGCGCAGCCTGAACAGCAGCGAGCCTGACAACATCGTGTGA
- a CDS encoding DUF3887 domain-containing protein gives MKLSAALLALALSAPMGVINPAAAEDLTRTELSPAQATAAAELLLDALKNRQGDVMHDALATPVQASVDVKTVQERLDQRMAIEATRVVSVIPGYNTTTIDAVVTTASGDEGMLMVLDEDGKLLAWKWTDQIKPIETTAVEFARDLAAGRWVAARSKMSLQLQEDLAPGDLERKWTKLSRTSGGFRKVKDAVIAHQGGEQQLVLVAVSFGKATTNLFVIFDERGRITNVDISRDFV, from the coding sequence TTGAAGCTCTCCGCTGCCCTGCTGGCCCTTGCTCTGTCAGCCCCCATGGGGGTGATCAATCCCGCAGCAGCAGAGGACCTCACCAGAACTGAACTCAGCCCGGCCCAAGCAACAGCGGCGGCTGAACTGCTTCTGGACGCCCTGAAAAACCGCCAGGGAGACGTCATGCATGACGCTCTCGCCACCCCGGTTCAGGCCAGTGTTGATGTGAAGACCGTCCAGGAACGCCTGGACCAACGCATGGCCATCGAGGCGACACGCGTTGTCAGCGTGATTCCTGGATACAACACGACAACCATTGATGCTGTCGTGACCACGGCATCCGGTGACGAAGGGATGCTGATGGTGCTGGATGAAGACGGCAAGCTGCTGGCCTGGAAGTGGACTGACCAGATCAAGCCGATCGAGACAACGGCCGTCGAATTCGCCCGCGATCTGGCAGCAGGGCGCTGGGTAGCAGCTCGATCCAAGATGTCTCTGCAATTGCAGGAAGATCTGGCCCCCGGAGACCTGGAACGCAAATGGACCAAGCTCAGCCGGACGTCGGGGGGGTTCCGCAAGGTCAAAGACGCCGTGATCGCCCATCAGGGGGGCGAACAACAGCTGGTGCTGGTGGCTGTCAGCTTCGGCAAGGCCACAACCAACCTGTTCGTGATCTTCGACGAACGCGGTCGGATCACCAACGTCGACATTTCCCGAGACTTCGTCTGA
- a CDS encoding CocE/NonD family hydrolase, with product MCAEKGIVSSRSAALTLADGVVLRSRLWHPSGEGPWPALLMRQPYGNRIASTVTYAHPRWWASHGFLVVIQDVRGQGESGGSFGGFGQEAADTSATHAWVRQLPECNGRLGAYGFSYQGLTQLTATESAPPPDCTAPAMTGLDERRHWSCEGGAHWWHLGLGWGLQLAALQAQRRGDAAAWLEIRRSLEENRYLRDGPALLERHDPEGMAWRWMQSDPRNDQQWTVHRSPASWLQRPMLLIGGWWDPHLVGLLDLWHRSQLAGGQPCLHIGPASHLQWWPETQQLMLQFFQQHLQDCRPQEPKPSHQLWNITQHQWEAIPAPGTSGPASWGLRTHGLACIDPSDGGLVASGEGEGSVVIVHDPWRPVPAIGGHLGTTPGPVDRLAVDQRSDVATFTSAPLVEELLLSGQPSLLLNAEADQPGFDLCISLSRLPANANSVEQLSTGVVRVRGEEALQPARRSVTLQPLQATLASGDRLRLSIAAAAWPAIAVNPGHEAVPCGAPSPEHHVVTLTLELADSTLQLNPFDSGRLRLD from the coding sequence ATGTGCGCTGAGAAGGGCATCGTTTCCAGCCGCTCTGCAGCGCTGACGCTTGCCGATGGAGTTGTGCTGCGGTCACGGCTGTGGCACCCAAGTGGTGAAGGCCCCTGGCCAGCCCTGCTGATGCGGCAGCCCTACGGGAACCGCATCGCCTCAACCGTCACCTACGCCCATCCCCGCTGGTGGGCTTCCCATGGCTTTCTGGTAGTCATTCAGGACGTGAGAGGCCAGGGGGAGTCAGGAGGCAGCTTCGGGGGGTTTGGTCAGGAAGCAGCCGACACCAGCGCCACCCACGCCTGGGTGCGCCAGTTGCCGGAATGCAATGGACGCCTGGGGGCCTACGGGTTTTCCTATCAGGGGCTAACCCAGCTCACGGCAACGGAATCCGCGCCACCACCGGATTGCACCGCCCCAGCCATGACCGGATTGGACGAACGCCGTCACTGGAGTTGTGAAGGCGGTGCCCACTGGTGGCATCTGGGGCTGGGATGGGGGCTACAGCTCGCCGCTCTTCAGGCCCAGCGACGAGGAGACGCGGCGGCCTGGCTGGAGATCCGCCGCAGCCTGGAGGAGAACCGCTATTTGCGCGACGGGCCAGCCCTGCTGGAGCGCCATGACCCCGAAGGCATGGCTTGGAGATGGATGCAAAGCGACCCCCGCAATGATCAGCAGTGGACGGTTCATCGCTCACCGGCAAGCTGGCTTCAACGGCCGATGCTGTTGATCGGTGGATGGTGGGATCCGCATCTGGTGGGCCTTTTGGACCTCTGGCATCGCAGCCAGCTCGCCGGGGGGCAGCCTTGCCTTCACATCGGGCCGGCCTCCCATCTGCAGTGGTGGCCTGAAACCCAGCAGCTGATGCTGCAGTTCTTCCAACAGCATCTGCAGGATTGCCGCCCGCAGGAGCCGAAGCCCAGTCACCAGCTCTGGAACATCACCCAGCATCAGTGGGAGGCAATCCCCGCACCCGGCACCAGCGGGCCGGCGTCATGGGGACTGCGCACCCATGGACTGGCCTGCATCGATCCAAGCGACGGTGGACTCGTGGCGAGTGGGGAAGGAGAAGGCAGCGTGGTCATCGTTCATGACCCCTGGCGACCGGTTCCGGCCATCGGTGGACACTTGGGGACAACCCCTGGCCCCGTTGATCGCTTGGCGGTGGATCAACGCAGCGACGTCGCGACATTCACCTCTGCTCCCCTGGTTGAGGAGCTTCTGCTGTCGGGTCAACCGTCACTCCTGCTGAACGCCGAAGCGGACCAACCCGGCTTTGATCTCTGCATCAGCCTGTCCCGCCTGCCTGCAAACGCCAACAGCGTTGAACAACTCAGCACGGGAGTGGTGCGCGTTCGAGGAGAGGAGGCCTTGCAGCCAGCCAGGCGCAGCGTGACCCTCCAACCACTGCAGGCGACCCTTGCTTCCGGCGATCGGCTGAGGCTCTCGATTGCCGCAGCAGCTTGGCCTGCCATCGCCGTCAACCCTGGCCACGAAGCCGTGCCCTGCGGCGCACCAAGCCCAGAGCATCATGTGGTGACGCTGACACTGGAACTTGCTGACTCCACCCTGCAGCTGAACCCCTTTGACTCCGGCAGACTGCGGCTCGACTGA
- a CDS encoding DUF4332 domain-containing protein codes for MPGFNDAIEELPQSFRREKQELDRAGINRWSRIRDLTDLELSQLARSGQASARNLKRLRGLADLVCSLNLPPQDAALLMHAGIATPTALAACTPERLVRQTGRLERSLGTKRPAVVDLRVAGDWIRRARQLAN; via the coding sequence ATGCCAGGCTTCAACGACGCGATTGAGGAACTCCCCCAGTCGTTCCGCAGAGAAAAACAGGAGCTTGATCGAGCCGGCATCAACCGCTGGTCCCGCATCCGTGATCTGACGGATTTGGAGCTGAGCCAGCTCGCTCGCAGTGGCCAGGCTTCAGCCCGAAACCTGAAACGGCTGCGGGGTTTGGCCGACTTGGTTTGCAGTTTGAATCTGCCTCCCCAGGACGCCGCGCTGCTGATGCATGCGGGCATTGCCACGCCCACCGCTCTGGCGGCGTGCACCCCAGAGCGTCTCGTGCGCCAGACCGGGAGGCTGGAGCGCAGCCTTGGAACCAAACGGCCTGCTGTTGTTGATCTACGGGTTGCTGGCGATTGGATCCGACGCGCGAGGCAACTGGCGAACTGA
- a CDS encoding Ycf51 family protein produces the protein MAFDQLLLTAAPWLGWSGLGLGALTAIAFLTKWGIRFRLVGVSSFTLLLAVSCWAFGVSYTPPVVVEGAVRAPIVFDNGNDLVVAQVPADLAPDTVQATLEQLEGNLRGSGRSSNTVLVRLRGIQTEGDGLGRPVILGEVSKTLR, from the coding sequence ATGGCTTTCGATCAGCTGCTGCTTACTGCCGCTCCCTGGCTGGGTTGGTCTGGGCTTGGGCTTGGCGCGCTGACGGCCATTGCCTTCCTCACCAAGTGGGGCATTCGTTTTCGACTGGTTGGTGTCAGCAGCTTCACCCTGCTGCTCGCGGTGAGCTGCTGGGCATTCGGCGTGAGCTACACCCCACCAGTGGTGGTGGAAGGTGCTGTACGGGCACCGATCGTTTTCGACAACGGCAATGACCTGGTGGTGGCGCAGGTTCCAGCCGATCTAGCTCCAGACACCGTTCAAGCCACCCTGGAACAGTTGGAGGGCAACCTGCGCGGCTCCGGTCGTTCCAGCAACACTGTGCTGGTGCGGCTGCGCGGAATCCAGACGGAAGGCGATGGCCTGGGCCGGCCCGTCATTCTGGGCGAGGTGAGCAAGACCTTGCGTTGA